A window of the Falco rusticolus isolate bFalRus1 chromosome 1, bFalRus1.pri, whole genome shotgun sequence genome harbors these coding sequences:
- the SH3TC1 gene encoding SH3 domain and tetratricopeptide repeat-containing protein 1 isoform X4 codes for MESLAAAGSTSMLSTNAIVPGLEGKQERNLGRKEMEQRRCRSHWKHAEANAAISTVRGGVRMDTLQEQTECSQSEKCMSVSSRTIPRQAENFPTDISLKLMMVRRKSQCPDPRLQRQLRGQLRLLENDSREVMAVFNELSARLLSIHSDQDLIVVTFKTFEEIWKFLTYHSLGFINHCMENLFLDQSFWLYSQEEEETGIEVCINEKSLELMYRSLLVQEGAFFVLCPDNLIRKAIAPDNEINTHCESGAFTEEVTDGSVDGDMTVLCNASLEPLIPFHQWFLKRYSNPIDFTYKTEAKSIKKVVTGSCLAVMNYESIVLEEMSFQEGDKIEIVGYFIECMAWFLGRHVFTGQIGFVKTSHVKLDLSRNKTQDLDFLEAEELSFFSKEKNLEEVIHLLKQTSITDVCSVYRIDQLEEPEFQKAHEYEIPHSHSNTGSTSKNGKIEEFLKNFKNLEATEAEEATTEGEDSAGSPNKELFPPPEGPCFQICQDDVQASDILESLLLFLNRKEYEKNFKSLYDFSYPFINSMFYGFSEEEELVSFFRLAREAAKKAGMSWALARICFLLGRLSVKKLKFSQARVYFEEALRAVAGGFSDLYFIIALYTNLTVIYLTQKNKEKCAHVFDKATSLLMGIPNYICSADLESDILKYALKRTILSQNKHAEARACFLLAKHYNVHKQHEEALPFLERFQLLLNDLGLQNNLSNNCYFKLAESYNEKCLPHIVLSCIKVASSQSSNTLMDSLKRIDLVIKNAPKLCGLRKLRQILPSQIAPYLIQALSSVFTNEQQELCSTIYLSLAKLYSHHKRYGKAIVYMMKALDSVSAKPEEIINYLVSLAWLYILYRQYDVALDVLNAVVESSWSNSQQLGVAYNMLAIALKRTNNTKEAAESYYKALRLSEETDKAHNQAIALANFGALCLHAAASKLAEHYYIRAVKLFSKLPSTDCGQDFIQVLLQLGCYYVGGTQREKGRLYYEWAFLVAMETSHLESQLQAIKLLCQFYSTVVPDEAQCVIYNEYQLSLARKMSNKVLEGQILETICQLYLSLGTERAYRSALEYTKRSLGIFIDLQKKEKEAYAWLRAGKIYYFLRQNELVDLYIQVAQDAALYTGDPKLGMELFEAAGDIFFNGTWEKEKAVTFYRDRALPLAVQTGNKTTELRLCNKLVELLVNLKIYEESLEYAKASLMLSVKLGSL; via the exons ATGGAGagcttggcagcagcaggcagcacatcCATGCTTAGTACTAATGCCATCGTCCCTGGTCTGGAGGGAAAGCAAGAGAGGAACttggggaggaaagaaatggaGCAGAGGAGGTGCAGGTCTCACTGGAAACATGCAGAGGCCAATGCTGCCATTAGCACTGTGAGGGGTGGAGTCAGAATGGACACGTTGCAAGAACAAACAG AGTGTTCTCAAAGTGAAAAATGCATGAGTGTCAGTTCCAGGACCATTCCCAGACAAGCAGAGAATTTTCCAACTG ATATCTCCTTGAAGTTAATGATGGTAAGACGAAAGAGTCAATGTCCTGATCCCAGACTCCAAAGACAGCTCAGAGGGCAGCTCCGTCTTCTGGAAAATGACAGCAGGGAGGTGATGGCAGTTTTCAAT gagctCTCTGCTAGACTGCTGTCTATTCATAGTGATCAAGACCTAATAGTGGTGACATTTAAAACTTTTGAAGAAATATGGAAGTTTCTAACCTACCACTCACTGG gttttaTAAATCATTGCATGGAGAATTTATTCTTAGATCAATCTTTCTGGCTGTATTCtcaagaggaagaagaaacaggcaTTGAAGTCtgtataaatgaaaaatcattagAGTTGATGTACAGAAGCTTGCTAGTACAGGAAG gggcattttttgttttatgtccTGACAATCTAATAAGAAAGGCAATTGCTCCAGACAATGAAATAAACACTCATTGTGAGTCTGGGGCTTTTACTGAAGAAGTAACAGATGGATCTGTGGATGGTGATATGACCGTGCTGTGTAATGCTTCTCTGGAGCCATTGATCCCTTTTCATCA ATGGTTTCTTAAAAGGTATTCTAATCCTATTGAttttacatacaaaacagaAGCTAAATCCATCAAGAAAGTTG taacaggatCCTGTCTGGCTGTGATGAATTATGAAAGTATTGTGTTGGAAGAGATGAGTTTCCAGGAAGGGGACAAAATTGAGATCGTTGGCTACTTCATTGAATGCATGGCATGGTTTCTTGGAAGACATGTGTTTACTGGCCAAATAGGTTTTGTAAAGACAAGTCACGTTAAACTGGATTTATCTAGAAATAA AACACAAGACCTGGATTTTCTTGAAGCAGAAGAgctatcttttttttcaaaagaaaaaaatttagaagaagTGATACATTTGTTAAAACAAACTTCCATCACAGATGTTTGCTCTGTGTACAGAATAG acCAATTAGAAGAACCAGAATTTCAGAAAGCTCATGAATATG aaattcCACATTCACATTCTAACACAGGATCCACTAGCAAGAATGGCAAGATAGAAGAATTCCTGAAGAACTTCAAGAATTTGGAGGCCACTGAAGCAGAAGAGGCAACTACTGAAGGAGAGGATTCTGCTGGCTCTCCAAATAAGGAACTCTTTCCTCCACCTGAAGGACCTTGCTTCCAAATATGTCAAGATGATGTCCAAGCATCTGACATCTTGGAGTCATTGTTACTCTTCTTAAATAGGAAAGAGTATgagaaaaacttcaaaagcCTGTATGATTTCTCTTATCCATTTATCAATAGCATGTTTTATGGGTTTTCAGAAGAAGAAGAACTGGTTAGTTTTTTCAGGTTagcaagagaagcagcaaaaaaggcAGGTATGTCCTGGGCACTGGCAAGGATATGCTTTCTCTTAGGCAGGCTCAGTGtcaaaaagctgaaattttccCAAGCTCGGGTGTATTTTGAGGAAGCATTGAGAGCAGTAGCTGGAGGATTTAGTGATTTGTACTTTATAATTGCTCTTTATACAAATCTAACAGTCATCTACTTGacacaaaagaacaaagaaaaatgtgctcATGTTTTTGACAAGGCTACATCTCTTCTCATGGGAATTCCCAACTACATTTGCAGTGCTGACCTGGAGTCAGATATTCTAAAATATGCTCTGAAAAGGACAATTCTGAGCCAGAACAAACATGCAGAGGCAAGGGCATGCTTTCTACTGGCAAAACATTACAATGTGCACAAACAGCATGAAGAGGCACTACCATTCTTGGAAAGGTTTCAACTGTTGCTTAATGACTTGGGTTTACAAAACAACTTATCAAACAACTGTTACTTCAAACTAGCAGAGTCCTACAATGAAAAGTGTTTGCCACACATTGTATTAAGTTGCATAAAGGTTGCCTCTTCTCAGAGCTCCAATACTTTAATGGATTCCTTGAAAAGGATTGATTTAGTCATCAAAAATGCTCCCAAGCTCTGTGGCCTGAGAAAACTCAGACAAATACTCCCATCCCAAATTGCACCTTACCTCATACAAGCACTTTCCTCTGTGTTTACTAATGAGCAGCAAGAACTATGCAGCACTATCTATCTTAGCTTAGCAAAACTATACAGTCATCACAAACGGTATGGAAAAGCCATTGTTTACATGATGAAAGCACTGGACTCTGTTTCTGCTAAGCCAGAGGAAATTATTAACTATTTGGTCTCACTTGCTTGGCTATACATTCTTTATAGGCAATATGATGTGGCTTTAGatgttttaaatgctgttgTAGAGTCTTCATGGAGCAATTCTCAACAGCTAGGGGTTGCTTATAATATGCTTGCTAttgctttgaaaagaacaaacaatACAAAAGAAGCTGCTGAAAGCTACTACAAAGCACTGCGTCTCTCTGAAGAGACTGATAAAGCTCATAACCAAGCTATAGCCCTGGCTAATTTTGGGGCACTCTGCTTGCATGCAGCAGCCAGCAAGCTGGCAGAACATTATTATATCAGGGCAGTGAAGCTATTCTCAAAACTTCCAAGTACGGATTGTGGCCAAGACTTTATCCAAGTCCTCCTTCAGCTGGGATGTTACTATGTTGGTGGaactcaaagagaaaaaggaaggctTTATTATGAATGGGCTTTTTTAGTTGCAATGGAAACAAGTCATTTGgaaa GTCAGCTACAAGCAATCAAACTGCTGTGTCAGTTCTACAGTACAGTTGTTCCTGATGAGGCTCAGTGTGTCATCTACAATGAATATCAACTATCTTTAGCTAGAAAGATGTCCAACAAAGTTCTGGAGGGACAAATTTTGGAAACCATTTGTCAGCTGTATTTGTCTTTAGGAACAGAAAG GGCTTACAGGTCAGCTCTGGAATATACCAAAAGAAGCCTTGGAATATTTATAGATCTccagaaaaaagagaaagaggcaTATGCTTGGCTACGGGCAGGAAAGATATATTATTTTCTGAGGCAGAATGAGCTTGTGGATCTTTATATTCAG